One stretch of Carassius gibelio isolate Cgi1373 ecotype wild population from Czech Republic chromosome B1, carGib1.2-hapl.c, whole genome shotgun sequence DNA includes these proteins:
- the LOC127949302 gene encoding protein phosphatase 1K, mitochondrial-like: MSVALLVRYATLRGSRVCCRAALGLTSIHQQDPKRALHTPSSPLCSNSRFDPDSSGLPTTWDSFGIWDNRIDLPILLPSSIRYGKPIPKVSLSKVGCASQIGLRKVNEDRYQLSQMTDNIMYFAVFDGHGGAEAADFCHRNMEKYIKDIAEDEDNLELVLTKAFLEVDKALARDLHISADASLLSAGTTATVALLRDGIELVVGSVGDSRAMLCRKGKALKLTEDHTPERKDEKERIRKTGGCITWNSLGQPHVNGRLAMTRSIGDFDLKTSGVIAEPETKRISLHHVHDSFLALTTDGINFIMNSQEICDFINQCNDPKEAAQCISEQALQYGSEDNSTIIVVPFGAWGKHKSCDVSFSFSRSFVSTSRWA; encoded by the exons ATGTCAGTGGCTCTTCTTGTGCGATATGCCACGCTCCGCGGATCCCGTGTCTGCTGCAGGGCTGCCCTCGGCCTAACTAGCATCCACCAACAAGACCCAAAACGGGCTCTACACACGCCATCATCTCCTCTGTGCAGCAACTCTCGCTTTGATCCGGACAGCAGTGGCCTGCCAACTACCTGGGACTCCTTTGGGATCTGGGACAACCGCATTGATTTGCCCATCTTGCTTCCGTCGAGCATCCGATATGGTAAACCCATTCCTAAAGTTAGCCTGTCCAAGGTGGGCTGTGCATCGCAGATTGGCCTGCGGAAGGTGAACGAAGACCGCTATCAGCTATCGCAGATGACGGACAACATCATGTACTTTGCAGTGTTTGATGGGCATGGAGGAGCAGAGGCTGCTGATTTCTGCCACAGAAACATGGAGAAGTATATTAA AGACATTGCAGAAGACGAGGATAACTTGGAATTAGTTTTAACCAAAGCATTTCTTGAGGTGGACAAAGCTTTAGCCAGGGATCTTCACATCAGTGCAGATG CCTCTCTGTTGAGTGCAGGGACCACGGCCACTGTGGCCCTGCTGAGAGATGGGATCGAGCTGGTGGTGGGCAGTGTGGGGGACAGCCGAGCCATGCTGTGCCGCAAAGGAAAAGCCCTCAAACTCACTGAGGATCACACGCCTGAGAGAAAGGATGAAAAAGAGAG AATACGGAAGACTGGAGGTTGTATTACGTGGAACAGTTTGGGTCAGCCTCATGTCAATGGCAGACTGGCCATGACACGCAGCATTGGAGATTTTGACCTCAAAACGTCAGGTGTCATCGCAGAACCAGAGACTAAGAGGATTTCA TTGCACCACGTCCACGACTCCTTTCTGGCACTCACCACTGACGGCATTAACTTCATCATGAACAGTCAGGAGATCTGTGACTTCATTAACCAATGTAACGACCCTAAAGAGGCTGCACAATGCATATCTGAGCAG GCTCTTCAATATGGCTCTGAAGACAACAGCACTATCATTGTGGTGCCGTTCGGTGCCTGGGGCAAACACAAAAGCTGTGACGTGAGCTTCTCCTTCAGTCGCAGTTTCGTCTCCACTAGCCGTTGGGCCTAA
- the abcg2d gene encoding broad substrate specificity ATP-binding cassette transporter ABCG2d yields MHFFSLSYCVCFLREKTCQKMTDNAVFEHDQITEETGRNGKSGSNVIAMELIKKQHGATVSFHSIRYRVEQKSGPICRRTTVHKEILVDLNGIMRPGLNAILGPTGSGKSSFLDVLAARKDPAGLSGEVLINGAIQPPNFKCLSGYVVQDDIVMGTLTVRENLCFSAALRLSSQISPKEKEARVNHLISELALNKVADAKVGTQLIRGISGGERKRTSIGMELIIDPSVLFLDEPTTGLDASTAYSVLLLLKRMAGQGRTIIMSIHQPRYSIYRLFDSLTLLVNGKQVYHGPTQDALDYFTNIGYACEAHNNPADFFLDIINGSCAAANMTKIHNNGDFEFEVAAVSQQSIEDQLVEKYRNCSYARSIKAELERITWAKDNNIRAKGHTITYNSSFFHQLHWVLWRTFWNLMLNPQTSVAQLAVTTLMAAIVGAIFYGVKDDQSGIQNRFGVLFFITTNQCFSTLSAAELFITERKLFIHEITSGYYRVSVYFLSKILSDIITQRTVPTILFTGVVYFMIGLKPTVAAFFIFMLTVILVSCAAASMTMAISADQSVVAVANIFMTISFIFMMIFSGLLVNLKSIMDWLSWLKYLSIPRYGLEALEINEFVGLKFCGNVSAVMSSPAADILMCTGEQHLAFQGIDYSSWGLWHNHIALALMTLIFLIIAYIKLRFIPKFS; encoded by the exons atgcatttcttCTCTTTATCATATTGCGTATGTTTTCTAAGGGAGAAAACCTGTCAGAAGATGACTGATAATGCTGTCTTTGAGCATGATCAAATCACTGAAGAGACGGGCAGAAATGGGAAGTCTGGGTCAAATGTCATTGCCATGGAGCTCATAAAGAAGCAACATGGAGCTACTGTCAGTTTCCACAGCATCCGTTATAGAGTGGAGCAGAAGAGTGGACCCATCTGCAGGAGGACAACAGTCCATAAAGAGATTCTGGTGGACCTCAA TGGGATCATGAGACCTGgtttaaatgctattttgggtCCTACGGGAAGTGGCAAATCTTC ttttTTAGATGTACTTGCAGCCCGGAAGGATCCCGCGGGACTCTCTGGTGAAGTTCTAATCAATGGAGCCATACAACCACCTAATTTCAAATGTCTTTCTGGTTATGTTGTCCAG GATGACATAGTGATGGGGACTCTGACGGTGAGAGAAAACCTCTGTTTCTCAGCCGCGCTACGTTTGTCTTCCCAAATCAGTCCAAAAGAGAAAGAGGCGAGAGTGAACCACCTCATCTCAGAGCTGGCCCTCAACAAAGTCGCTGATGCAAAG GTGGGCACGCAGCTGATCCGAGGTATCTCAGGTGGCGAGAGGAAGAGGACCAGCATTGGGATGGAGCTGATCATAGACCCCTCTGTGCTGTTTCTGGACGAGCCCACCACTGGTCTGGACGCCAGCACAGCTTATTCTGTGCTCCTGCTGCTGAAGAG AATGGCCGGTCAGGGGCGCACCATCATCATGTCTATTCATCAGCCGCGATACTCCATTTACCGGCTCTTTGACAGCCTCACCCTGTTGGTCAACGGCAAACAAGTTTATCATGGTCCCACTCAAGATGCTCTAGACTACTTTACCAACATCG GATACGCCTGTGAAGCTCATAATAACCCGGCTGATTTCTTCTTGGACATCATTAATGGAAGCTGTGCTGCTGCCAACATGACAAAGATTCACAATAACGGAG ATTTTGAGTTTGAAGTGGCAGCCGTCAGCCAGCAGTCTATTGAGGATCAGCTGGTGGAGAAGTACAGAAACTGCAGCTATGCACGGAGCATCAAAGCGGAGCTAGAGCGTATCACCTGGGCCAAAGACAACAACATCAGAGCCAAGGGTCACACCATCACCTACAACAGCTCGTTCTTCCACCAGCTCCACTGGGTGTTGTGGAGAACCTTCTGGAATCTAATGCTGAACCCTCAGACTTCAGTAGCACAG CTGGCTGTCACGACCCTCATGGCTGCCATTGTTGGTGCAATCTTCTATGGAGTCAAAGATGACCAGAGTGGCATACAAAACAG GTTTGGTGTTTTGTTCTTCATCACAACGAATCAATGTTTCAGCACACTTTCGGCTGCCGAACTCTTCATCACTGAGCGCAAACTGTTTAT tcatgAAATCACAAGTGGATACTACAGAGTGTCTGTCTACTTCCTGTCTAAGATCCTGTCTGACATCATCACTCAGCGCACAGTCCCCACCATACTCTTCACCGGTGTTGTTTATTTCATGATTG GGTTAAAACCCACAGTGGCAGCATTCTTCATCTTCATGTTGACAGTGATTCTGGTTTCTTGTGCGGCTGCGTCCATGACCATGGCCATCTCAGCTGACCAATCAGTGGTGGCCGTGGCCAACATCTTCATGACCATCAGCTTCATCTTCATGATG ATCTTCTCTGGTCTGCTGGTTAACCTGAAGAGCATCATGGACTGGCTGTCCTGGCTGAAGTACCTCAGCATCCCTCGCTATGGACTCGAG GCATTGGAGATAAATGAGTTTGTGGGGCTGAAGTTTTGTGGGAATGTCTCCGCCGTGATGAGCAGCCCTGCTGCTGACATCCTCAT GTGCACAGGAGAACAGCATCTGGCGTTCCAAGGAATCGATTACTCATCCTGGGGTTTATGGCACAACCACATAGCACTTGCGCTCATGACTTTGATTTTTCTCATCATCGCTTACATCAAGCTCCGATTCATTCCGAAATTCTCGTAA